One window of Marinomonas primoryensis genomic DNA carries:
- the hisG gene encoding ATP phosphoribosyltransferase, producing the protein MSRTLTIALSKGRILGETLPLLEKANIVPVEDISKSRKLIFDTNHEHIKLVILRATDVPTYVDHGVADFGVAGKDVLMEASTKNLYELLDLKIAKCRLMTAGVVGQPLPNRRLKVASKFIKTAKAYFAEQGIQADVIKLYGAMELAPIMGLADLIVDIVDTGNTLKANGLEARELIAPISTRLVVNKAAYKTKYSEIEPILEMIRRAVEDNEGK; encoded by the coding sequence ATGAGTAGAACGTTGACGATTGCGCTATCGAAAGGGCGCATTCTTGGTGAGACTTTACCGCTTTTAGAAAAAGCCAATATTGTTCCAGTTGAAGACATTAGCAAAAGTCGAAAGCTAATTTTCGACACCAATCATGAGCATATCAAGTTGGTAATTTTGCGCGCGACAGATGTCCCTACGTATGTTGATCATGGTGTGGCGGATTTTGGGGTTGCGGGTAAAGACGTTTTGATGGAAGCATCGACAAAAAACCTTTACGAACTGCTGGATCTTAAAATTGCAAAATGTCGTTTGATGACGGCCGGTGTTGTCGGTCAACCTTTGCCCAATAGACGTTTGAAGGTGGCTTCTAAATTTATAAAAACCGCCAAAGCGTATTTTGCTGAGCAGGGTATTCAGGCTGATGTCATCAAGCTATACGGTGCGATGGAGCTTGCGCCTATTATGGGCTTAGCAGATCTTATTGTTGATATTGTTGATACAGGTAATACTTTAAAAGCGAATGGTCTTGAGGCGCGAGAGTTAATCGCACCGATCAGTACACGTTTGGTGGTGAATAAAGCCGCTTATAAAACAAAGTACTCTGAAATTGAGCCGATCTTAGAAATGATAAGACGTGCGGTTGAAGACAACGAGGGTAAATAA
- the hisD gene encoding histidinol dehydrogenase yields the protein MNLTIREFSSSSDDFRSELDSLLAWDSVSDARVQKTVADIVEQVRLKGDDAVIEFTNRFDRRHVASSSELEISREELALAKGRVSPELVASLEAAAKRVYDYHERQKQPSWQYQEESGTILGQKVTPLDRVGVYVPGGKAAYPSSVLMNVMPAKVAGVGEIIMVVPTPDGVVNDIVLAAAYIAGVDRVFTIGGAQAVAALAYGTETVPKVDKIVGPGNIYVATAKKMVFGVVGIDMIAGPSEILVVCDGKTDPDWIAMDLFSQAEHDEDAQSILISPDLVFIKNVKTAMERLIDAQSRKDIIKASLEGRGAFIHVKNMDEAMDIANIVAAEHLELSIDEPEKWVEKIRHAGAIFMGRHTPEALGDYCAGPNHVLPTSGTARFSSPLGVYDFQKRSSLIYCSPEGASELAKIASPLARGESLEAHAMSAEYRILKDS from the coding sequence TTGAACCTTACTATACGAGAATTTTCGTCAAGCTCTGATGATTTTCGTTCAGAGTTAGACTCGCTACTCGCGTGGGACTCCGTGTCCGATGCACGAGTGCAGAAAACAGTGGCGGACATTGTTGAGCAAGTTCGCTTGAAAGGTGACGATGCGGTTATTGAGTTCACTAATCGCTTTGATCGTCGTCACGTGGCTTCCTCATCTGAACTGGAAATATCGCGTGAAGAGCTTGCTCTTGCTAAAGGCCGGGTCAGCCCTGAGCTGGTGGCTAGCCTAGAGGCGGCGGCAAAACGAGTTTATGATTACCATGAGCGTCAAAAACAGCCTTCTTGGCAGTATCAAGAAGAGAGTGGCACGATACTAGGTCAAAAAGTTACGCCTTTGGATCGGGTTGGTGTTTATGTGCCCGGTGGTAAAGCGGCTTATCCCTCTTCTGTGTTGATGAATGTCATGCCTGCTAAAGTGGCGGGTGTTGGCGAAATCATCATGGTAGTGCCAACGCCGGATGGGGTTGTAAATGACATTGTCTTGGCGGCTGCATATATTGCGGGTGTCGATCGTGTTTTCACGATCGGTGGTGCTCAGGCGGTTGCTGCTTTGGCGTATGGTACCGAGACCGTTCCTAAGGTGGATAAAATTGTCGGTCCGGGCAACATTTATGTGGCAACGGCTAAGAAAATGGTATTTGGTGTTGTTGGCATCGATATGATTGCTGGCCCTTCTGAAATCTTAGTTGTGTGTGACGGAAAGACAGATCCTGACTGGATTGCGATGGATTTATTCTCTCAGGCTGAACATGACGAAGATGCTCAATCTATTTTAATTTCTCCAGACTTAGTTTTTATAAAAAATGTAAAAACCGCTATGGAGCGTTTGATCGATGCTCAGAGCCGTAAGGATATTATCAAGGCTTCTCTAGAGGGGCGGGGTGCGTTTATTCATGTGAAAAACATGGATGAAGCCATGGATATTGCGAACATTGTTGCTGCTGAACATCTTGAGTTATCAATTGATGAGCCAGAGAAATGGGTTGAAAAAATTCGTCACGCTGGGGCAATTTTTATGGGCAGACATACGCCTGAGGCTTTGGGTGACTATTGTGCTGGACCGAACCATGTTTTGCCTACGTCCGGTACAGCAAGATTTTCATCACCACTGGGTGTTTATGATTTCCAAAAACGTAGTTCGTTAATTTACTGCTCACCTGAAGGGGCGAGTGAATTGGCAAAAATAGCGTCTCCGTTGGCTCGAGGTGAGTCTTTAGAGGCTCATGCTATGTCAGCAGAATACCGAATTTTGAAGGATTCTTAA
- a CDS encoding SRPBCC family protein codes for MKDTSHPAALYKLRKVTRILALIILLMVVGGFFMPTDYRVERSVLIDAPRDEIYKDLFHGDSLPNWMFIQKGKVEPFKGALAEGDSVALSYDEVPEQGVLSVIELSDNRIRFDVRPKPKVNIVHNVITLQPSNGSTLVAWTIEGNLSAGLLSPYLAMFANNIAGDNFERSLQNLKEQIER; via the coding sequence GTGAAAGATACGTCTCACCCCGCCGCTCTTTATAAATTGAGGAAGGTGACGCGTATTTTGGCGCTGATTATCTTGCTTATGGTTGTCGGCGGTTTTTTTATGCCGACAGACTATCGCGTAGAACGGAGTGTGCTTATTGACGCGCCTCGTGATGAAATTTACAAAGACCTGTTTCACGGCGATAGTTTGCCAAACTGGATGTTCATTCAAAAAGGTAAAGTAGAACCATTTAAAGGTGCTTTAGCGGAAGGGGATTCAGTTGCATTGTCATACGACGAAGTGCCGGAGCAAGGTGTTTTGTCTGTGATTGAATTATCCGACAATCGTATACGCTTCGATGTTCGTCCCAAGCCTAAAGTTAATATTGTGCATAATGTAATAACCTTGCAGCCAAGCAATGGGTCGACACTTGTTGCGTGGACCATTGAAGGGAATCTTAGTGCGGGGTTGTTGAGTCCTTATCTTGCTATGTTTGCAAATAATATTGCGGGTGATAACTTTGAGCGAAGTTTGCAGAATCTTAAAGAGCAGATTGAGCGTTAG
- a CDS encoding S1C family serine protease, with translation MIRKNYCIPIIISVLAGTCIGLAVLLIQEKQNTSNSSYSIPVKVATPSVVNIYTQVAQKITLNNQKESKHSINLGSGVIATRDGFILTNHHVIQNAQSIVIALNDGRRTEAKLIGSDPSTDLAVLKINLSNLPNIKMGNSSKVSIGDRILAIGNPFGIGQTVTAGIISAKGRNSIGLNTYENFLQTDAAINPGNSGGALVNLKGELIGISSAIYSSTGGSQGIGFATPVDDALEVMTAIINNGEVVRGYLGMDAQKITQSLANNLSLPSNHGLLVNDITKESPAEKAGIEVGDIILEINNNPSKDPFQVRRLIASLKPGTNISLVGIRGQQSYQTDIMLEKQPTMQRINY, from the coding sequence ATGATCCGAAAAAACTACTGTATACCCATCATTATCTCTGTTCTCGCAGGCACTTGCATAGGCCTAGCGGTATTACTTATACAAGAGAAGCAAAATACTTCCAATTCGAGTTACTCCATACCAGTAAAAGTAGCGACACCCTCTGTTGTTAATATTTACACCCAAGTCGCCCAGAAAATAACGCTAAACAACCAAAAAGAATCCAAACACAGTATCAATTTGGGTTCCGGCGTTATCGCTACAAGGGATGGCTTTATACTCACCAACCATCACGTCATTCAAAATGCACAGAGTATTGTCATTGCCCTTAACGATGGAAGACGTACCGAAGCAAAACTTATCGGCTCGGACCCATCAACCGACCTAGCCGTTTTAAAAATAAACCTATCTAATTTACCCAATATTAAAATGGGAAACAGCAGTAAAGTCTCTATTGGAGATCGCATACTGGCAATAGGCAATCCATTTGGGATAGGTCAAACCGTCACAGCCGGTATCATTAGCGCCAAGGGCCGAAACAGCATAGGTCTTAATACTTACGAAAACTTCCTACAAACCGACGCTGCCATAAACCCAGGTAATTCTGGCGGCGCTTTAGTCAACCTTAAAGGCGAACTTATTGGCATAAGCTCTGCAATTTACTCAAGTACGGGGGGCTCACAAGGAATAGGGTTTGCAACACCAGTCGATGACGCACTTGAAGTGATGACAGCCATCATTAATAACGGAGAAGTAGTCCGAGGATATTTAGGGATGGACGCTCAAAAAATAACACAGTCATTGGCAAATAACTTATCACTGCCATCAAACCACGGGTTACTTGTTAACGACATTACAAAGGAAAGTCCAGCAGAAAAAGCCGGTATTGAAGTGGGAGATATAATACTTGAAATCAACAACAACCCGAGTAAAGACCCGTTTCAAGTCAGGCGACTTATCGCATCGCTAAAACCTGGGACCAATATTTCCCTTGTTGGCATTCGAGGGCAGCAATCCTACCAGACAGATATCATGCTAGAAAAACAGCCCACGATGCAGCGCATTAATTATTAG
- a CDS encoding Nif3-like dinuclear metal center hexameric protein: protein MLRSEFELLLNQTLSPNRFKDYAPNGLQVEGKKEISRVVTGVTACQALIDAAIEYKADAIFVHHGYFWKNEIPQIVGMKYRRISALIKHDINLYGYHLPLDAHPVLGNNAGLADAIGLLNRTGLQPGVAIEESIGVVGELREPVSVSVFRAMVEKAVEREVLFECVGDRKIHRVALCTGGAQGYIEQAVDAGADVYITGEVSEQTIHIAREMGIHFIAAGHHATERFGVKSMAAFLSEECGLDAVFIDIDNPA, encoded by the coding sequence GTGCTACGTAGTGAATTTGAGTTGTTACTTAATCAGACGTTGAGTCCAAATCGTTTTAAAGATTATGCGCCCAATGGTTTGCAGGTGGAAGGAAAAAAAGAAATCAGCCGTGTTGTTACTGGTGTAACAGCTTGTCAGGCGCTTATTGATGCTGCGATTGAGTACAAGGCCGACGCAATTTTTGTCCACCATGGCTATTTTTGGAAAAACGAAATTCCTCAGATTGTTGGAATGAAGTATCGACGTATTTCAGCGTTGATTAAGCATGACATCAATTTATATGGTTATCATCTACCACTAGACGCGCATCCTGTTTTGGGTAATAACGCAGGGTTGGCGGATGCCATTGGACTCTTAAATAGAACTGGATTGCAGCCAGGTGTTGCAATCGAGGAATCTATTGGGGTTGTTGGCGAGTTAAGGGAGCCCGTGTCCGTTAGTGTTTTTCGCGCTATGGTAGAAAAAGCGGTTGAGCGAGAAGTGCTGTTTGAGTGTGTTGGTGATAGAAAGATCCATCGAGTGGCGCTTTGTACTGGTGGTGCTCAAGGGTATATAGAGCAGGCGGTCGATGCTGGTGCTGATGTGTATATCACAGGGGAAGTTTCTGAGCAGACTATTCACATTGCGCGTGAGATGGGGATTCATTTTATTGCCGCGGGTCATCATGCAACCGAGCGTTTTGGGGTTAAATCTATGGCTGCGTTTCTATCAGAAGAGTGTGGTCTAGATGCGGTATTTATTGATATAGACAATCCTGCTTAA
- a CDS encoding ZapG family protein, whose protein sequence is MNLEEFNIIIFITGIIIGCVVTLALKSYKARNNKQAYSSSSVITMKSLQQELDSKQVIIDNFFSDSNEHLMAVEKRLADLRNCLADNASQSSNVKIESSSIISNAQTPDTSPVTEPPRDYALKNDKQPGMLSENFGLDDRHTDLEPKRTI, encoded by the coding sequence ATGAACTTAGAAGAATTCAATATCATCATCTTTATTACCGGCATTATTATTGGCTGTGTCGTCACATTAGCTCTCAAAAGCTACAAGGCAAGAAATAACAAACAAGCTTACTCAAGCTCAAGCGTCATCACCATGAAATCATTACAACAAGAGCTAGACAGCAAGCAAGTCATTATTGATAACTTCTTCTCAGACAGCAACGAACACCTAATGGCTGTTGAGAAACGTTTGGCAGATCTAAGAAATTGCCTTGCTGATAATGCGAGCCAATCTAGCAATGTCAAAATAGAAAGCAGCTCAATTATCAGTAACGCCCAGACTCCTGACACCTCACCAGTAACTGAGCCGCCAAGAGATTACGCGCTAAAAAATGATAAGCAACCAGGCATGCTTAGCGAAAACTTTGGCTTAGATGATAGACATACCGATTTAGAGCCTAAACGCACTATTTAA
- the zapE gene encoding cell division protein ZapE, which translates to MTPITRYKQDLTRADFNYDPAQEEAVEALQDLFDRLVANQGDQPSSGFFDRFRKKKIPTVEQGLYFWGGVGRGKTYLMDTFFDCLPMEKKMRLHFHRFMQMVHQEMRKLHDVKNPLEIVGKEISSKAQVLCFDEFFVTDITDAMILAGLLEVLFENGTTLVATSNIEPDGLYKNGLQRARFLPAIALVNKHTKVMNVDGGIDYRLRTLKQAKLYHYPLSDAANIELNNRFLSLISDASHVVEGGSVEIEGRDIPLIRSCEGLAWFDVKGLCDGPRSQVDYIEIARLYTTIIISNLPQMDASRDDLARRFINLVDEFYDRHVKVIISAEVAIPDIYTGTRLAFEYDRTVSRLLEMQSEEYLSLEHRP; encoded by the coding sequence ATGACACCCATTACGCGTTACAAGCAAGATTTAACAAGAGCAGATTTTAACTACGATCCAGCGCAGGAAGAGGCGGTAGAAGCACTTCAGGATTTATTCGATCGTTTGGTTGCAAATCAAGGAGATCAGCCTTCAAGTGGTTTTTTTGATCGGTTTCGAAAAAAGAAAATACCGACTGTAGAGCAAGGTTTGTATTTTTGGGGTGGTGTGGGTCGGGGTAAGACCTATCTAATGGATACATTCTTCGACTGTTTGCCAATGGAAAAGAAAATGCGTCTGCATTTTCATCGGTTTATGCAAATGGTCCATCAAGAAATGCGAAAGCTTCATGATGTGAAAAACCCGCTTGAAATAGTAGGTAAAGAGATTTCTTCTAAGGCGCAAGTGTTGTGTTTTGACGAGTTTTTCGTCACTGATATTACCGATGCTATGATTTTAGCTGGCTTGCTAGAGGTACTGTTTGAAAACGGAACAACGTTGGTTGCAACTTCCAATATTGAGCCTGATGGCTTGTATAAAAATGGTTTGCAGCGTGCTCGTTTTTTGCCCGCGATCGCTTTAGTTAATAAACATACCAAGGTGATGAATGTAGACGGTGGTATAGATTACCGTCTTAGAACGTTAAAACAGGCGAAGTTATATCATTATCCATTAAGTGACGCAGCCAATATTGAGTTAAATAATCGATTCTTGAGTCTTATATCAGACGCATCTCATGTTGTTGAAGGTGGTTCCGTTGAAATAGAGGGGCGTGATATTCCTTTGATTCGCAGTTGTGAGGGCCTTGCTTGGTTTGATGTTAAGGGGTTGTGCGATGGGCCAAGAAGCCAGGTTGATTACATTGAAATAGCGCGTCTTTATACGACGATTATTATTTCTAATCTGCCGCAAATGGATGCTTCACGGGATGATTTAGCAAGGCGTTTTATCAACTTGGTGGATGAGTTTTATGATCGTCATGTGAAGGTTATTATTTCCGCTGAAGTGGCGATTCCAGATATCTATACAGGCACGCGTTTAGCATTCGAATATGACCGCACAGTGAGTCGATTGTTGGAAATGCAATCTGAAGAATATTTGTCTTTAGAACACCGTCCATAA
- the rplM gene encoding 50S ribosomal protein L13, translated as MKTFTAKPAEVRRDWFVVDAEGKTLGRLATEIARRLRGKHKAEYTPHVDTGDYIVVVNAEKVHVTGNKAAAKQYYRHTGYPGGLRSMNFEKLIDHAPERVLELAVKGMLPKGPLGRAMHKKMKVYAGTEHPHAAQQPQTLNI; from the coding sequence ATGAAAACTTTTACAGCTAAACCTGCTGAAGTTCGCCGCGACTGGTTCGTGGTTGATGCTGAAGGCAAAACTCTAGGCCGCTTGGCTACTGAAATTGCTCGCCGTTTACGTGGTAAGCATAAAGCTGAATACACTCCGCATGTTGATACTGGCGATTACATCGTTGTTGTTAACGCTGAGAAAGTTCACGTTACAGGTAATAAAGCAGCTGCAAAACAATACTACCGCCATACTGGTTACCCAGGCGGCTTGCGTTCTATGAATTTCGAGAAGCTGATTGATCATGCTCCAGAGCGTGTTCTTGAACTTGCCGTTAAAGGTATGTTGCCAAAAGGTCCTTTGGGCCGTGCAATGCACAAGAAAATGAAAGTATACGCTGGTACTGAGCATCCACATGCTGCTCAACAGCCTCAAACACTTAACATTTAA
- the rpsI gene encoding 30S ribosomal protein S9 encodes MSATQYYGTGRRKTSTARVFLKAGSGNLVINNRTLSQYFGRETAQMVVRQPLELVGATEKFDVYITVKGGGISGQAGAIRHGITRALMQYDETLRRTLRSAGFVTRDSREVERKKVGLRKARRRPQFSKR; translated from the coding sequence ATGTCAGCTACTCAATACTACGGTACAGGTCGTCGTAAAACGTCTACCGCTCGTGTGTTCCTTAAGGCCGGTTCTGGTAACTTAGTTATCAACAACCGTACACTTTCTCAGTACTTTGGTCGTGAAACAGCTCAGATGGTTGTTCGTCAACCTCTTGAACTTGTTGGCGCTACTGAAAAATTTGACGTTTACATCACTGTTAAAGGTGGTGGTATCTCTGGTCAAGCTGGTGCGATCCGTCATGGTATCACACGTGCTTTGATGCAATATGATGAGACTCTACGTCGTACTCTACGTTCTGCAGGTTTCGTTACTCGTGACTCGCGTGAAGTTGAACGTAAGAAAGTTGGTCTACGCAAAGCACGTCGTCGTCCTCAGTTCTCTAAGCGTTAA